A window of Paraburkholderia sp. ZP32-5 genomic DNA:
CAAGATCGCGAACGGACGGATTGAACTGGCCAGCCCGAGCGGGCAGGTCGACGTGAAGGGCAACCTGGAAGTGGATGGTCCGGCTGGTGGGAATTTCGCGTTCCCAAGTTGGTCTGGTGTTCCTGTCAAAGATGTCAAAGGGAACATGAGTTTCGGGTTTTCGGAGTAAAAGTAATCATGGCAAATACGACTCCACCGAATCCGCCTAGCACGCCCGTGAAGCTGCTTTCGTTTGCGTTTCCGTTTCGCAAGAAAGGACAGACGAACGGAGGTGCGGCGACAGACTTTACTGACGAGCACGAGATATACCAACTTCTGAAACAGGAGTCTTCAGGCGCTTTCCCGGTTAGCAGCGGCGGGATGTGGCACGGAGGTATTCACATCACCGAGGCGGGCGCCGGTCAGTCGATGGATATCCAGGGTGGGATACGCTGCATTGCTGATGGCGAAGTCGTCGCGTGGCGTCTGAATCGTGCCTACCCAGTCAGCGAGATCCCGGCTCATGATGGACAATCCGCAGTCCAGGCGCCGTACAGCACGGGTTTTGCATTGGTCAAACACACGATGGAGTTTCCGCCGGGCACGAAGCTCACGTTCTTCAGCCTGTACATGCATCTGCAGGACTACGCTGGTTATGAAAGCGACCCGACGCTTCCTTGGCCGGCTTATTGGGCTGCCAAGGTCGAAGTGACACAGGACACTATTGACAAACCGAATCCCGGCGCAAACGGGCAGCCAGTGCCGGGTGGACAGACAGGACTGAATGTCCATGTCAGCAAGCCTAACGGAGCCGTTCTCGGCATTCTCCCGCAGGGTACGCAGGTGAGTCTTTCCAGGCGGGAGGGGAACTGGGGGCAAATAGCGGACGATCCGGGTGCGTTATATCCGCCCACGATCGGTACATATGTGCCATCCAGCGTTGCGAAAGATCGGTGGATTTTTTTGGGCAAGGAGATCGGCCGCGAGGGTCCCGTCGTGAAAAACGTCGTGCCGGATTCGTCCTTTGACTGTGTGAATGTCGTACCCGAGGAGAAGCGGGTCAAGGTCAAGGCTGGTGACGTGGTCGGTTTCCTGGGGCGCTACGACTCCTTGCGCGATTCAACCTCGACCCGGATGGTGCATATCGAGGTGTTCTGCGATGACAGTATCAAGCAGTTCATCGCGGCAGGACGGGCTTGGGTCAACAGCAATGTTGGGAACGCGTCCCAGTGGAGTCAACTGGGGTTGTCATCGCAGCCAACGATCCTGCGCGTCGGCACTGGAGTGCAACTGTACCAGGCACCGCCACCCGGGCAACCTGGTCAGGACCAGAAGCAGACCGATGTGATACAGGTTTATCAGCTTGCGTCACTGCCGCGTGATTCCAATCACATGGTCGCGGAAACCGCTACTGGCAATGACGGACAGAAGCGCAATTGGTGGAAAGTCGACAGCGCGGATATACAACGCAATCCCATTTCAGGATGGGTGCGTGAGCAGAGCTTCGCCGGCGGTATGGTTGCCAGCGAGCATGCGCAAAGCTGGGTAGATTTTGTCTGTCACGACGAGGACCATGATCCAACACATACCATTTTTGCGGCGAGCCAGGACTATGTCGACTACAAGACCGATAAGCAGACGCCTAACCCGGGCTCCAAAGACAAGCTTAGCCCACTCATGGCCGCAATCTACAGTGAGCTCTTTCCGACTGGTGACGGTGCTCATGCTGCCGACGAACTGGCCGACATAGGGCAGGGCCCACAGGGTTCTGGATTTCCGTGGGTTGCGTTCCGGGCTTCACGTCTGATTCCGAAGCATGAGAGCGAATGGGCCAACCCCGCGAAATGGCAGGAATTGGTCAGTGCGATTGAGCAGCACACCGGCCCGAAACCTGAACACGAAGAGGAAAAGAAGCGTATTGCCAATCTGGTCTGGTGGGATGAGGTCCAGGCGGGTGTGCAGGGGTTTCCGGGGTCGGATGTTTTTCATATTCATCCGGTTGGGCTGGTGGGGAATTTTTGCCAAGGTGGTTTTCGCTTTACCCTGCCGATGATGCAGCACATGTTTCCTAACGCGAACTCGGTGATTCTGCAACAGGTTATAGACGAGCTTAATCCCCATCTAGATCTATTCAGGTTGGACAGCCTTGTCCGTCGTAATCATTTCTTCGCACAGGTTAAACAGGAGGTTGGACCCAGCTTGGCAATTGACGACGAAAGTCTAAATTATTCCGCCACGGCACTGGCAACTGGTGGAATATATACCTACTTCACTTCTCATCCGGCAGACGCGCAGACGTATGGAAGAACAAACCAACATCCTGCAAATCAAGAGGCTATTGCTAACCATGCATACGCTGGGCAAGATGGAAACGGCGGTATTTTGACTGGCGATGGATATCGCTATCGAGGCCGAGGGATGATTCAGTTGACGCATAGAGGTGGATATAGACGCTTTACTCTTTGGCATCGTCAAAATGGTGAAAACTGGATTGCAGACGAGAATATAAATTTCGAAGAAACTCCTGACATAGTGGGCCAAGTGAAGTTCGCCGTTCGTTCAGCCTGCTATTTTTGGGTGGTGAACCGTCTATACAATGTGGCGGATGCTGGTTCGGCATTGACCGTTGTTGACAATGTCACGAGAGTTGTAAATCCAGGATTGTTTCACGGAGCACCAAGTTCACAGAAAACCGCAAGTATTACTGGACGGCGAACTAACTTCAGTGAAATCGATAATTGGGGAGGTCTACAGTGATGTTTAGATTATTTGGCAATATGGCCTTTGCCTATTTGATTTTCGCATTCAATTGGTGTCATGCTGATTTGATTGATCCGCAACGATCTACGTCTCTCTGTGCAGATAGTGAAGATATCTACTTTAGCTGCGAAATAGAGGATACAAACAAGGTTGTGTCTATCTGTGCTGCGCAGAACACGTCGCCTAATGATGGCTATGTGCAATATCGATATGGAACCAGATCTCAAATTGAATTTAGATATCCGGAATCGTTTGTGCCACCGCAGAATATATTTTCCATCGTTGACGTCTCCAGACTTTCCGCGGGAATTGGCACACATCTCAAATTCAAGAATGGTGACTACCACTACGTTGTATCGAATGCTCTTGTTCCGGGTGAAGTGTATGTCGTGAGAAAGGGGAAGCTCGTGTTTGACAAAGCGTGTAAAGGTACTGGATACATTCCATATTCGCAAAAAACGCGACAAGGTGTACCGTGGGGAACCTTGGACATAACAGACGGCCTTAATAATCATTGAAGGAAGTGAGCGTATAGGGCAACTCCGAACTTCCGATTATATGAACGCAGTGCAGCGCCACGTTCGACCGCGCCCTAGCGATATCACCATTCGATTCAGGTCGTGGAAATACCATCTTGAAAAGTGCGACTTCAAAATTGATGAAGACAAGTATTCAACCGTTTGGCACCGGCTTACTGAGTGTCCATGCCGTTCGTATCGGTGCAGTGATTACCACCGTCTTGCTGCTGACAGATGGTGCTTCCAAGCCAGCACTCGCTTTTGCGCCGTTATCCACGTTCCGGTTCGCTTTGCCGGGTGGGGCGGCTATTCTCTATAGCAAGGCCTCGAACCCTCAAGCGCCACTGCCCGAACGTGCCTGGCAACAGGCGGTATTTTATTTTCCAAGCGGAGCGACGTTCAGCCTGCTGCCAAGAGCCGGCAAATCGAACGCGGGCGGTACAGAGATTGAACCGCCGAGCGAGAGCAATATTTCCCCGTCTGGCCGATATGTTGTCATCGCGCGAATCGAGTCTGGGCTTGTATCGTCGGGGCCGGGGCAGCCGGAGTTTAACGCGAGTCGTGAATACTGTTCGGCCATTGAGATTCGCTCGGGATGTATCACTGCTGACCAAACCGGCGAAATATGTGGAGAGGGATGGCAGGCTGGCCAGCATGCGCAATGGGGAACAAACGACCAGACAAGTTTAATGCTCAAGAGCGATCGTCCGTCGGCTGGCCGGTTGCTGCACTTTATCAATGCTGGTCAGTCACCGCAGTTACTTGTCGATACTAATTCTGGTGCCGACAATCTCCTACGGTGCGATCCGCCGTCGCCGGCGAATCGTGATGTCTATCAGAAGATTGCGAGCATCTTGCATGCGGCAGGTGCTAGTTACGACGCGCGGCTGATCGACGCTGCGATTTCTGAAACGGAAGTCGGCGTCGGTGGTACGTCAGAGCTAAAAACTGCGAAAAACGAAGATCGTACGGCGACCGTATCGGCGCAAAAAGCGACGCTTTATACGGCACCTGATGATGCTCATCCGAGTCGAGCCTATTTGGTCCAGAATGACTCGGTGACTGTATTAAAGCAATCACCGTCCGGCTGGGCCTATGTGGATTACGTCAGCGCTTCTGGAAAACATCTGCTTAGATGGATCAAGGCCGACCAACTGGTGATTGCACCGTGATGCGATCCGCTAGTTCCATTGCTATTGGTAACGAGAGGCCTAAGAAGCATAGTGAGTTTTTTCCGGCTGGTGACGGTACTCATGACGCTGACGAACTATCCAGTAGCAAAGCGCGGAGGGTCCCGGATTTCCGTGGGTGCGTTCCGGACTTCGCGTCTGATTCCGAAGCATGAGACCGAATGGACCAATCCCGCGAAGTGGCAGGATCCGGTCAGTGCTATTGAGCAGCAATTGCGAGTAGATTGGTTTTAAAAACGACGTGATGGTAAATATTTTTCGGAAATTGATTTTGATGTCGTCGTTGATTCTGTTGATGTTCGCATCACCGTGTGAGGCGCATGACATTGCGATTGGGACGGATGCAGCCTTACCGATTCGTTTGGCTGATCCATTGACAGAGAAGAATAGATCTATTTTTGGAGATGGTTGGGTCACCGCATTTTTACACACGAAAGATGAGAGCCTCATTCAACTATTTCAGGATGAACGGCTAACTAATACTGGTGGAGTAGTTTTTGAGCGATTTGATC
This region includes:
- a CDS encoding glycoside hydrolase family 19 protein, whose product is MANTTPPNPPSTPVKLLSFAFPFRKKGQTNGGAATDFTDEHEIYQLLKQESSGAFPVSSGGMWHGGIHITEAGAGQSMDIQGGIRCIADGEVVAWRLNRAYPVSEIPAHDGQSAVQAPYSTGFALVKHTMEFPPGTKLTFFSLYMHLQDYAGYESDPTLPWPAYWAAKVEVTQDTIDKPNPGANGQPVPGGQTGLNVHVSKPNGAVLGILPQGTQVSLSRREGNWGQIADDPGALYPPTIGTYVPSSVAKDRWIFLGKEIGREGPVVKNVVPDSSFDCVNVVPEEKRVKVKAGDVVGFLGRYDSLRDSTSTRMVHIEVFCDDSIKQFIAAGRAWVNSNVGNASQWSQLGLSSQPTILRVGTGVQLYQAPPPGQPGQDQKQTDVIQVYQLASLPRDSNHMVAETATGNDGQKRNWWKVDSADIQRNPISGWVREQSFAGGMVASEHAQSWVDFVCHDEDHDPTHTIFAASQDYVDYKTDKQTPNPGSKDKLSPLMAAIYSELFPTGDGAHAADELADIGQGPQGSGFPWVAFRASRLIPKHESEWANPAKWQELVSAIEQHTGPKPEHEEEKKRIANLVWWDEVQAGVQGFPGSDVFHIHPVGLVGNFCQGGFRFTLPMMQHMFPNANSVILQQVIDELNPHLDLFRLDSLVRRNHFFAQVKQEVGPSLAIDDESLNYSATALATGGIYTYFTSHPADAQTYGRTNQHPANQEAIANHAYAGQDGNGGILTGDGYRYRGRGMIQLTHRGGYRRFTLWHRQNGENWIADENINFEETPDIVGQVKFAVRSACYFWVVNRLYNVADAGSALTVVDNVTRVVNPGLFHGAPSSQKTASITGRRTNFSEIDNWGGLQ